A window of Haliscomenobacter hydrossis DSM 1100 contains these coding sequences:
- a CDS encoding hydantoinase/oxoprolinase family protein gives MEQQVRIGIDVGGTFTDVVVIDHRSQEVIAQLKIPTTHDAEEGVARGIIDAINRALGELNIQPDQVVFIAHSTTQATNALLEGDVASVGIIGVGHGWEQLKAKLDTRIPRMELAPNRFLHPEFRFLAGKNLTEAQLDQQLDEWQKQGIEVIVSSMAFGVDDPTIEDVITQKARAKGFLTTSGHEVSSLYGLRTRTRTAVINGAILPKMIHTATMTDDCVKKAGISAPLMIMRSDGGVMNVEEVQRRPIMTMLSGPAAGIAGALMHERVSDAIFIEVGGTSADISVIRDGQPQTKSARVGGHRTYLNTLDVRTLAIAGGSMIREKNGKLVDVGSRSAHIAGLAYACFQDPELLRGAKLVHLRPSPKDSDDYTAIETPGGQRFALTPTCAANLLGIVPETAFAKGNPEAARQGFMALAEKLGKSPEECAREVLDISCRKVARQIEALIQEYHLDRHTVELVGGGGGAAALVLYTGQMMNLPARLAKKAEVISTIGVAMAMVRDTVERNIVDPKPEDILQVRREAAEAVINIGAVPETVEVQVEVDTRRNLVRATAFGTTELKKDAESGQKASLEACQNTAARSLKCAVEEVALHGESKGLLVFGTTQTQSHFWGLFKRQNLAVRVLDRSGVIRLQRPKVELCSTTVAGTLTQLEKLINQLTDFGDAGRSLPDIQLLVGSRIIHLNGLAELNQALALARTELEHLPSEETVVIVGGFGGA, from the coding sequence ATGGAACAACAAGTACGCATTGGCATTGATGTAGGCGGAACCTTCACGGATGTAGTGGTCATCGATCACCGCAGCCAGGAAGTAATTGCCCAACTCAAAATACCGACCACCCATGACGCGGAGGAAGGTGTCGCTCGGGGCATCATTGATGCCATCAATCGGGCACTGGGTGAACTGAACATTCAGCCCGATCAGGTCGTCTTCATCGCCCACTCTACTACCCAGGCCACCAATGCCCTGCTGGAAGGTGACGTGGCCAGTGTCGGCATCATCGGGGTAGGCCATGGATGGGAACAACTCAAGGCCAAACTCGATACCCGCATCCCGCGCATGGAGTTGGCCCCGAATCGTTTTTTACACCCCGAATTCCGTTTTTTGGCGGGCAAAAACCTGACCGAAGCCCAGCTGGATCAACAACTGGATGAATGGCAAAAACAAGGCATTGAAGTCATCGTAAGTTCCATGGCATTTGGGGTAGATGACCCTACCATTGAAGACGTAATCACCCAAAAAGCCCGCGCCAAAGGTTTTTTGACCACCAGTGGGCACGAAGTATCCTCCCTCTACGGCTTACGCACCCGCACCCGCACGGCGGTGATCAATGGTGCCATTTTACCCAAAATGATCCATACCGCCACCATGACCGATGATTGTGTTAAAAAAGCGGGCATCAGCGCTCCCCTGATGATCATGCGTTCGGATGGTGGGGTGATGAACGTGGAAGAAGTACAACGCCGCCCGATTATGACCATGTTGTCGGGGCCTGCTGCTGGAATTGCCGGGGCGCTCATGCACGAACGGGTATCGGATGCTATTTTTATCGAAGTAGGCGGCACCAGCGCCGATATTTCGGTGATTCGCGACGGGCAGCCGCAAACCAAATCCGCCCGCGTAGGCGGCCACCGCACTTACCTCAACACCCTGGATGTACGTACGCTGGCCATTGCCGGAGGCAGTATGATTCGGGAAAAAAACGGCAAACTGGTGGATGTAGGTTCACGTTCGGCACACATTGCGGGCTTGGCTTACGCGTGTTTTCAAGATCCCGAATTGCTGAGGGGTGCCAAATTGGTACACCTGCGCCCTAGCCCCAAAGATTCCGACGATTATACGGCGATCGAAACACCCGGAGGTCAACGTTTTGCACTGACACCGACTTGTGCCGCCAATTTACTGGGTATTGTGCCGGAAACGGCTTTTGCCAAAGGCAACCCGGAGGCAGCCCGCCAGGGTTTTATGGCGCTGGCCGAAAAACTGGGTAAATCTCCCGAGGAATGCGCCCGTGAGGTGCTGGACATTTCCTGCCGCAAAGTAGCCCGCCAGATTGAAGCCTTGATCCAGGAATACCACCTCGATCGGCATACGGTAGAGTTGGTAGGCGGCGGTGGCGGTGCCGCTGCGCTGGTCTTGTACACTGGTCAAATGATGAATTTACCTGCCCGTCTGGCCAAAAAGGCGGAAGTGATTTCCACCATCGGCGTTGCCATGGCCATGGTGCGGGATACGGTAGAGCGCAACATCGTTGACCCCAAACCCGAAGACATCCTGCAAGTGCGCCGCGAAGCCGCCGAGGCCGTAATCAACATTGGCGCTGTACCCGAAACGGTGGAAGTTCAAGTAGAAGTGGACACCCGCCGCAATCTGGTACGTGCCACTGCATTCGGTACCACCGAATTGAAAAAAGACGCCGAGTCGGGACAAAAAGCCAGTTTGGAAGCTTGTCAAAACACCGCAGCCCGTTCGCTGAAATGCGCGGTGGAAGAAGTAGCACTCCACGGAGAGAGCAAAGGTCTGTTGGTTTTTGGTACCACGCAGACCCAGAGTCACTTCTGGGGTTTGTTCAAACGCCAGAATCTGGCCGTTCGGGTGTTGGATCGGAGTGGAGTGATTCGTCTGCAACGCCCCAAAGTAGAGCTGTGCAGCACAACGGTAGCTGGCACACTAACCCAACTGGAAAAGCTCATCAACCAATTGACCGATTTTGGCGATGCAGGCCGCAGTTTGCCAGATATTCAGTTGTTGGTCGGCAGCAGAATTATCCATCTGAACGGTTTGGCAGAATTGAATCAGGCTTTGGCTTTGGCTAGAACGGAATTGGAACATCTGCCGTCGGAGGAGACGGTGGTGATTGTAGGAGGGTTCGGGGGGGCGTAA
- a CDS encoding citrate transporter, with translation MIALGLLGIFILFAALMFTRKVPALLALPCMAILIAVLAQLPFTEVLNHIVAQGSVKLAPVYVAVFAGAMMGRVMMQTGIAEEIIKRAAEFGGERPLVVAFGLMLVTVVLFTTLQGLGAIITVGSLVLPIMMSLGIPRKLAGTLFLLAFGTGFIFNPILFTLYRQLLQLDETAMLPPQVSSFALILLGLMLVTMVIYALIAAKRSGEMLLMAAESTNDLLQRKSASKVPFLALFSPVLPLLLFFGFNYFGLKLDFIAAFIIGSLFAVWTTDWRNSIKTLSASAIKGIEDGAPAALLMMGIGMLLNALNLPAIKTALEPLIQALPFSSAVFYIAFFGLLSPLALYRGPLNVFGIGIGLFSIMFGAQILPAMALLAAIMCVVQVQNICDPTNTHNVWIANFVGVRVEQFTKDTIGPVMLVCIIGLIIAASFYM, from the coding sequence ATGATTGCACTTGGCCTCCTTGGGATTTTCATTCTCTTTGCTGCGCTCATGTTTACGCGCAAAGTGCCCGCTTTGCTGGCCCTGCCCTGTATGGCCATCCTGATTGCGGTGCTGGCGCAATTACCATTTACGGAAGTGCTCAATCACATCGTTGCCCAGGGCTCAGTAAAACTGGCTCCGGTGTACGTAGCGGTATTTGCCGGAGCGATGATGGGCAGGGTAATGATGCAAACCGGGATCGCCGAAGAGATCATCAAACGAGCCGCTGAATTTGGCGGCGAACGTCCTCTGGTCGTGGCTTTTGGGCTGATGTTGGTTACGGTGGTGTTGTTTACCACCCTGCAAGGTCTGGGGGCGATCATTACGGTTGGCTCGCTGGTGTTGCCCATCATGATGAGTTTGGGGATTCCGCGCAAACTGGCCGGGACTTTGTTCTTGCTGGCTTTTGGCACCGGGTTCATTTTTAACCCCATCCTGTTCACCCTTTACCGTCAATTGTTGCAGCTCGACGAAACTGCGATGTTGCCCCCGCAGGTTTCCAGTTTTGCCCTGATTTTGTTGGGTTTGATGCTGGTTACGATGGTCATTTATGCACTGATTGCGGCCAAACGTTCGGGAGAAATGTTGCTCATGGCTGCGGAGAGTACCAACGATTTATTGCAGCGCAAAAGCGCTTCCAAAGTCCCCTTTCTTGCCCTGTTTTCACCCGTGTTGCCACTCTTGTTGTTTTTTGGCTTCAATTATTTTGGCTTAAAACTGGACTTTATTGCGGCTTTTATCATTGGATCCTTGTTCGCCGTGTGGACAACGGATTGGCGCAATTCAATTAAAACCCTCAGTGCCTCGGCCATCAAAGGCATCGAAGACGGTGCGCCGGCAGCCTTACTGATGATGGGCATCGGGATGTTGCTCAACGCCCTGAACTTACCCGCCATCAAAACGGCCCTGGAACCCCTGATTCAGGCACTGCCTTTTAGTTCTGCTGTTTTTTATATTGCATTTTTTGGCTTGTTGTCGCCACTGGCGCTGTACCGCGGGCCACTCAATGTTTTTGGCATCGGGATTGGGTTGTTCAGCATCATGTTTGGTGCCCAAATCCTGCCAGCCATGGCACTATTGGCGGCGATCATGTGTGTGGTGCAGGTACAAAACATCTGTGATCCCACGAATACGCACAATGTTTGGATTGCAAACTTTGTAGGAGTACGAGTGGAACAGTTTACCAAGGATACGATTGGGCCCGTGATGTTGGTCTGTATCATCGGATTGATCATTGCAGCTTCATTTTATATGTAG
- a CDS encoding SusC/RagA family TonB-linked outer membrane protein, whose product MKRYSLLVALLLCYGALMAQNTVRGRVSDDKGEPLVGVNITIKGTTQGAFTDGEGLFSIPAAPDAVLVASYIGFETVEIPVGNQSNIEITLSGAEVLDEVVVVGFGTQKKATLTGSVNQFKTEELTRRQVPSVSQLLQGIAPGVSVWQSSGKPGADGANIRIRGTGSIFSGTGPLVIVDGIVSSLDYLDPNSIESMTVLKDAASTSIYGVRGANGVILVKTKRGAGKGVKITYNNFFTQQEATNIPEKVSAVEHMELSNIAQQNNTGNPNAVVFPLALIDRYKTSPADNLEIFNNDWVGLLLTNSGLMQNHNVTLDAGSEKARLFTSVSYLDQQGLIQNNSFRRLDIRMNPDIQISKNLNLTGTFFFNQGTRIEPAGASPEFIIRQAIGLPATGPAKFGDGQYGDAGQSNRRNPLGQAEASGITTTIAPSIMGQAQLNYRPIKGVELSAAYAREQWTPNTKRFQKNFDIYVPNVANKTYDFSGRYPGTNALSETYSFNYRNTFLAQGSYQYTKNGNDAKLMLGYQTEEFSNRSLGASRSDFVNEDLDYLSLGGANRDNSGGGTETALIGYFGRLNYAFKDKYLLEVNGRYDGSSRFSQELDKQWAFFPSASAAWVFSQEGFLKDNAILEFGKIRGSWGTLGNQTLPDNYPFAATYTSGTNYYFNNITNSGFSLTEAVNPGITWENSTQKNIGLDLAFLKGRLNVTADYYIKEISDLLFRKPIPAYTGLSPAYLNLGSMENRGWELAITFRNRVGKLKYDITGLLADVQNKVTSLPGVPNLDEGLLRSEVGQPLRSYYGYKAVGYFQTVEEIAAAPTHFFTPKPGDIRYEDLNGDGKVNTDDRTFIGNSFPRYEYSFNLNLEYGIFDLNAFIQGVGQKENYISGTGAWPFFAADFIPSLLAVHKDYWTPSNPNAAFPRLLPAIGVNGTNSSFWVKNSAYIRLKNVNLGVRLPEKLADKLGVQRARLYVSGQNLFTQTEFWEGFDPEINNNTAEFYPLMKTYTIGLNVSFK is encoded by the coding sequence ATGAAAAGATACTCACTCCTAGTAGCGCTGTTACTATGCTATGGTGCCCTTATGGCCCAAAACACAGTAAGAGGTCGGGTCTCTGATGACAAAGGAGAACCCCTTGTTGGCGTAAACATTACAATCAAAGGCACCACCCAAGGTGCTTTTACCGATGGAGAGGGACTATTCTCCATACCGGCTGCCCCCGACGCGGTTTTGGTGGCCAGTTACATCGGGTTTGAAACCGTAGAGATACCAGTAGGCAATCAGTCGAACATTGAGATTACCTTAAGTGGAGCAGAAGTGTTGGACGAAGTAGTGGTGGTGGGTTTTGGAACCCAGAAGAAAGCCACCCTCACCGGATCTGTGAACCAGTTCAAAACCGAAGAATTGACCCGTCGGCAGGTGCCTTCGGTCAGCCAATTGTTGCAAGGGATTGCTCCGGGGGTATCCGTATGGCAATCTTCCGGCAAACCGGGTGCCGATGGGGCCAATATCCGGATTCGGGGTACGGGATCGATCTTTTCAGGGACCGGACCACTGGTGATCGTGGATGGAATTGTGAGTAGCCTCGATTACCTGGATCCCAATTCCATCGAAAGTATGACCGTATTAAAAGACGCTGCATCTACTTCTATTTATGGCGTACGTGGTGCCAATGGGGTCATTTTGGTGAAAACCAAACGTGGTGCCGGGAAAGGGGTAAAAATCACCTACAACAACTTTTTTACCCAACAGGAAGCCACCAATATTCCCGAAAAGGTCAGCGCAGTGGAGCACATGGAGTTGAGCAACATTGCTCAGCAAAACAACACGGGTAACCCCAATGCCGTAGTTTTCCCCCTGGCTTTAATCGACCGCTACAAAACCAGTCCGGCAGATAACCTCGAAATATTCAACAACGACTGGGTGGGGCTTTTATTGACCAACAGCGGCCTGATGCAAAACCACAACGTTACCCTGGATGCTGGCAGCGAAAAAGCCCGGCTGTTTACTTCGGTTTCTTACCTGGATCAACAGGGGTTGATTCAAAACAACAGCTTCCGGCGCTTGGACATTCGGATGAATCCGGATATCCAAATCAGTAAAAACCTGAACCTGACCGGTACCTTTTTCTTCAACCAGGGCACGCGGATCGAACCGGCTGGGGCCTCCCCAGAATTCATCATCCGCCAGGCGATTGGTTTACCGGCTACCGGCCCGGCCAAGTTTGGCGACGGACAATACGGCGACGCCGGACAATCGAACCGCCGCAACCCTCTGGGACAAGCCGAAGCAAGTGGCATCACCACCACCATCGCGCCTTCGATCATGGGACAGGCTCAACTGAACTACCGCCCCATCAAAGGGGTAGAATTGTCGGCTGCTTATGCCCGCGAACAATGGACGCCAAATACCAAACGTTTCCAAAAGAACTTTGACATCTACGTGCCGAATGTAGCCAACAAAACTTACGACTTCTCGGGTAGATACCCTGGCACCAATGCCCTGAGCGAAACCTATTCGTTCAACTACCGCAATACCTTCCTGGCGCAAGGATCGTACCAGTACACCAAAAATGGCAACGATGCCAAATTGATGTTGGGTTACCAGACCGAAGAGTTTTCCAACCGCAGTTTGGGCGCTTCCCGCTCCGACTTCGTGAATGAAGACCTGGATTACCTCAGTCTTGGTGGAGCCAACCGCGACAACTCTGGCGGTGGTACCGAAACCGCACTGATTGGTTACTTTGGCCGTTTGAACTACGCGTTCAAGGACAAGTACCTGCTCGAAGTCAATGGCCGTTACGATGGTTCTTCCCGTTTTTCGCAGGAACTGGACAAGCAATGGGCCTTTTTCCCATCCGCATCCGCCGCCTGGGTGTTTAGCCAGGAGGGATTTTTGAAAGACAATGCGATTCTCGAATTTGGTAAAATCCGCGGCTCCTGGGGAACGCTGGGCAACCAAACCTTGCCCGACAATTATCCTTTTGCAGCGACCTACACTTCAGGAACGAACTACTACTTCAACAACATCACCAATTCGGGATTTTCCCTGACTGAAGCCGTCAACCCCGGCATTACCTGGGAAAATTCGACTCAAAAAAACATTGGATTGGATTTGGCTTTTTTGAAAGGCCGCTTGAATGTTACGGCTGATTACTACATTAAAGAGATTTCGGACTTGCTGTTCCGCAAGCCGATCCCTGCGTACACGGGTTTGAGTCCGGCGTACCTCAACCTTGGGTCGATGGAAAACCGGGGCTGGGAATTGGCCATCACATTCCGCAACCGCGTGGGCAAATTAAAGTACGACATCACGGGTTTATTGGCCGATGTACAAAACAAGGTCACTTCACTGCCCGGCGTCCCGAACCTGGATGAAGGTTTACTCCGCTCTGAAGTTGGGCAACCCCTGCGTTCTTACTACGGCTACAAAGCGGTTGGCTATTTCCAAACCGTAGAAGAAATTGCTGCAGCACCGACGCACTTTTTTACCCCCAAACCTGGCGACATTCGGTATGAAGACCTCAATGGCGATGGCAAAGTGAACACTGACGACCGCACCTTTATCGGCAACAGTTTCCCACGTTACGAATACAGTTTCAACCTTAACCTGGAATACGGCATTTTTGACCTGAATGCCTTCATTCAAGGGGTAGGGCAGAAGGAGAACTACATTTCGGGTACAGGTGCCTGGCCTTTCTTTGCGGCGGATTTTATTCCATCATTACTGGCAGTACACAAAGATTACTGGACGCCCAGCAATCCTAATGCTGCTTTCCCGCGCTTGTTGCCCGCCATCGGTGTGAATGGAACCAACTCTTCATTTTGGGTAAAAAATTCAGCCTATATCCGCTTGAAAAACGTCAACCTTGGCGTTCGTCTGCCCGAAAAATTGGCCGATAAACTGGGGGTTCAGCGGGCACGCTTGTACGTAAGTGGCCAAAACCTCTTCACCCAAACCGAGTTTTGGGAAGGTTTTGACCCCGAAATCAACAACAACACCGCCGAGTTTTACCCCTTGATGAAAACGTATACCATCGGACTCAACGTAAGTTTTAAGTAA
- a CDS encoding DUF4127 family protein: MLRKSIVLLFLLCCLAGGLLAQQNLGTKVLFIPLDDRPPCLQFPLRMGQIGQVNLVSPPRELLGRFTTFGQCDAIINWIKQQDLREFDAAILSLDMLAYGGLVASRVHATPEAIAMQRVEIIRAIRTGNPQMKLYGSSVIMRLAPTADGKNEAYREKISKWAEVSADPSNQVQTAQLVKEIPAEALADYQAARRRNLQVNRYALQLIKEGVLDYLILSQDDAKPKGVHIRERESLIESSNAQGLSERVAVQPGADEVSMLLLARTVSDRFAYHPKVKVIYSSEAAANQVMPFEDRPLRKTVSFHLLAVGAQEVNVVEEADILFYVFASRFEPQSAQNFAALIQQQVNTKDKNPKGIIIADVDPRGDVQGGDVPFTEALKKNGVFAKTYGYACWNTAGNTIGTALPHGIVYGMAKTQLAAQHKAKNISAKTSKTLSQQLLEHQSWFMLNRLLDDYTYHSLVRPEVQQAIRDKKWNTFRLTPEQTETAEQLCSEKMLPLAQSTAAQFFGKKQRAKLSQFRFDLPWNRTFEAEIDFTLTFSKKP, encoded by the coding sequence ATGCTCAGAAAATCAATTGTGCTTCTCTTTCTGTTGTGCTGCCTAGCTGGCGGTTTGTTGGCTCAACAAAACCTGGGCACCAAGGTGTTGTTCATCCCACTGGACGATCGTCCCCCTTGTTTGCAGTTTCCGCTGCGCATGGGGCAAATAGGCCAGGTAAATTTGGTAAGCCCTCCCCGGGAACTGCTGGGCAGGTTTACTACCTTTGGACAATGCGATGCCATCATCAACTGGATCAAACAACAGGATTTACGTGAATTTGATGCCGCCATCCTATCCTTGGATATGCTGGCCTATGGTGGTTTGGTGGCCTCGCGGGTACACGCCACGCCCGAAGCCATCGCCATGCAGCGCGTAGAAATCATCCGCGCCATCCGGACAGGAAACCCCCAGATGAAGCTCTACGGCTCCAGCGTGATCATGCGCCTGGCCCCTACTGCCGATGGCAAAAATGAAGCTTACCGGGAAAAAATATCCAAATGGGCGGAAGTATCGGCTGATCCGAGCAACCAGGTCCAAACCGCTCAACTGGTCAAGGAAATACCTGCCGAAGCACTGGCCGATTATCAGGCGGCGCGGCGACGCAATTTGCAGGTCAACCGCTATGCCCTACAACTCATCAAAGAAGGGGTGCTGGATTATTTGATCCTATCACAGGACGATGCCAAACCCAAAGGGGTACACATCAGGGAACGCGAAAGCCTGATTGAAAGCAGCAATGCTCAGGGATTGAGCGAACGCGTAGCGGTGCAACCCGGAGCCGACGAGGTATCCATGCTCCTGCTTGCCCGCACGGTAAGCGATCGTTTTGCCTACCATCCCAAGGTAAAAGTGATCTACTCTTCCGAAGCTGCGGCCAATCAGGTCATGCCGTTTGAAGACCGGCCATTGCGCAAAACGGTCAGTTTTCACCTTTTGGCCGTAGGAGCACAGGAGGTAAATGTGGTCGAAGAAGCCGATATCCTTTTTTATGTATTCGCTTCTCGCTTTGAGCCTCAATCCGCACAAAATTTTGCTGCGCTCATCCAGCAACAAGTCAACACAAAGGACAAAAACCCCAAGGGCATCATCATTGCAGATGTCGATCCACGCGGAGACGTGCAAGGAGGTGATGTACCTTTTACGGAAGCATTGAAAAAAAACGGGGTATTTGCCAAAACCTACGGCTACGCTTGTTGGAATACCGCAGGGAATACCATTGGCACTGCCCTACCCCATGGCATCGTATACGGAATGGCCAAAACCCAACTCGCCGCTCAGCACAAGGCCAAAAATATTTCCGCAAAAACCAGCAAAACCCTCAGTCAACAGCTATTGGAGCACCAAAGCTGGTTTATGCTCAACCGTTTGTTGGATGACTACACTTACCACTCGCTGGTACGCCCCGAAGTACAACAAGCCATTCGGGACAAAAAATGGAATACCTTTCGCCTCACGCCCGAACAAACTGAAACGGCTGAACAACTATGTTCTGAAAAAATGCTGCCATTGGCCCAAAGTACTGCTGCGCAGTTTTTTGGCAAAAAACAGCGCGCAAAGCTGAGCCAATTTCGGTTTGATTTGCCCTGGAACCGCACCTTTGAGGCGGAGATCGATTTTACCTTGACTTTTTCCAAAAAGCCATAA
- a CDS encoding FAD-dependent oxidoreductase, with protein sequence MQTDIFIVGASVGGCACALAACKAGLKVILSEDSDWIGGQFTTQATPPDEHGWIEQFGCTRSYRQFREQVRAYYRQHYPLTQEARENPHLNPGNGWVSPLCAEPKVFLAVLQDTLAPFIASGQLILLLNQRPLSAAFSPQAVHHIVLQAAESGEKIEVRARYFVDATELGDLLPLTQTAWVSGSESQGETGEPSAKAQADPRNNQAFSLCFALSYHEGEDWTIEKPSDYAFWRDFVPALTPAWSGPLLRLSGLNPRTLQPVHYNFQPNREPNQAFAGLWTYRRIRHLENFTPGAFDSDITLVNYPQIDHLLGDLLHASPSEQQALIAAAKNQSLSFLYYLQTELGFKGLKLRPDITGTQDGPAKRPYIRESRRIKAEFTIKEQHVSAAHRPGQVYAETFEDSVGIGFYRIDLHPSVGGDNYVDVESLPFQIPLGALIPEKMDNLLPACKNIGTTHITNGCYRLHPIEWNIGEAVGYLVGYCLQHDLSPRVVRNSPSHLQAFQQHLEEQGLELQWPDGLVLEEGDPHIHAR encoded by the coding sequence ATGCAAACAGACATCTTCATCGTTGGTGCCAGTGTAGGCGGTTGTGCCTGTGCCCTGGCGGCTTGCAAGGCCGGACTGAAGGTCATTCTCAGCGAAGATTCCGACTGGATTGGCGGGCAATTTACCACCCAGGCCACGCCCCCAGATGAGCATGGCTGGATCGAACAATTTGGTTGTACGCGTAGCTACCGCCAGTTTCGGGAACAGGTGCGCGCATATTACCGCCAACATTATCCCTTAACGCAGGAAGCACGGGAAAATCCGCACTTGAACCCTGGCAATGGCTGGGTCTCTCCATTGTGCGCTGAGCCGAAGGTGTTTTTGGCCGTGTTGCAAGATACGTTAGCACCGTTTATCGCCTCCGGGCAATTGATCCTTTTGTTGAATCAGCGCCCGCTGAGTGCCGCGTTTTCTCCACAAGCAGTACACCACATTGTACTGCAAGCTGCAGAAAGTGGCGAAAAAATTGAGGTTCGTGCACGTTATTTTGTGGATGCGACCGAATTGGGCGACTTGTTGCCCCTCACCCAAACCGCCTGGGTCAGTGGTTCGGAAAGCCAGGGAGAGACAGGTGAACCAAGCGCCAAAGCACAGGCTGATCCCCGCAACAACCAGGCTTTTTCCTTGTGCTTTGCGCTGAGCTACCACGAGGGGGAGGATTGGACCATTGAAAAACCGAGTGATTACGCATTCTGGCGGGATTTTGTGCCCGCGCTTACCCCAGCCTGGAGTGGACCGCTGCTGCGCTTGAGTGGCCTGAATCCGCGCACCCTGCAACCCGTACACTATAATTTCCAGCCCAATCGGGAGCCCAATCAGGCGTTTGCAGGTTTGTGGACCTACCGCCGCATTCGCCACCTGGAGAATTTCACGCCAGGCGCATTTGACTCGGACATTACGCTGGTCAATTATCCACAAATTGATCACTTGCTCGGGGATTTATTGCACGCCAGTCCGTCGGAACAACAAGCCCTGATTGCGGCAGCAAAAAACCAAAGTCTGTCGTTCCTGTATTACCTGCAAACGGAACTGGGCTTTAAAGGGCTGAAACTTCGCCCGGATATAACCGGAACGCAAGACGGCCCGGCCAAACGCCCTTACATCCGCGAGTCGCGGCGCATCAAAGCTGAGTTTACGATCAAAGAGCAACATGTTTCGGCAGCACATCGGCCGGGACAGGTTTATGCCGAAACGTTTGAGGATTCGGTGGGCATTGGTTTTTACCGCATTGATTTGCACCCGAGTGTAGGTGGCGACAATTACGTGGATGTGGAAAGTTTGCCTTTTCAGATTCCGTTAGGGGCACTGATTCCCGAAAAAATGGACAACCTTTTGCCGGCCTGCAAAAATATTGGCACGACCCACATCACCAACGGCTGCTACCGCCTACACCCGATTGAATGGAACATCGGGGAGGCCGTAGGGTATTTGGTCGGGTATTGTTTGCAACATGATTTGAGTCCGCGGGTAGTGCGGAATTCGCCATCACATTTACAAGCGTTTCAACAGCATTTGGAAGAGCAGGGACTTGAGTTGCAGTGGCCGGACGGCTTGGTATTAGAGGAAGGTGATCCGCATATTCATGCCCGGTAA